One window of Flavobacterium ammonificans genomic DNA carries:
- a CDS encoding SusC/RagA family TonB-linked outer membrane protein produces the protein MKKLIFTFCLLVFTSYFVEAQNKRITGTIKEADTGLPIVGASVSVVGTKSSSSSGFDGDYSLEAKEGDILLFNYIGFKTIRVKVTGTTVNVKMDTETSALNEVVVMGSTIRTTRKEMGNAVTTIKSSDLVKAQPTGFSSALQGKIAGAQITQNSGDPSGGFSIKLRGTSSILGASDPLYVIDGVVISNSSANVANPEIGGSTNLVIGQNRTADINPNDIESIEVLNGGAAAAIYGSRAANGVVIITTKKGKTGEASYTFSTNLVVNSLRKKLDTNLVNKQFVIPAAHGALFPITGSPASATTVPVHRGLNQAGVPQGLVNMDTRLMDVTRYDYQDDIFTTGVGTDTYFSVNGGDTKTKYFASVGYLVNNGIVKNTDFKRLGLNLKIQNKISEKLSASFGVNYVTSRSEDKPDGNVFYSPMNSATINNNVYNLNNRRDANGNLLAVDPGRVNPLSVIETFDFGQQTDRIIADVQLNYKPFKNFNADFIVGLDNFNQKGYGFIPRFPYAPVNIGTFPDGFVSETDNKVYQLNNDLNLRYVWNVSKDFTATTYGGYNVQFYRDKLFSVQGRDLKPFIENINAANTIIGGAAGSAETNYNLWGVYLQETLGYKNKLFVTAAIRQDASTIFAADVRNQIYPKISGSYVLSSEKFMENTKVSTARLRASWGESGNLTAIGAYSRFTNYSTGNLFGQTSFTLAGNSRGNLGLIPERNVSFEVGADLGFFNDRLTISGTYYRADIKDLLLRVQSAPSTGATSSIENLGEMTNKGVEFTVKGLVVKSEDFNVEVYGNMSRNRNEVTKLNQPFFLLDSNPAGAPVAVQLNRPIGTYFGSYYARNPDGSLLLQPNGLPQTERGNTATRQPQRNSSGQPFGDVLTKEIGDPNPDFIYAFGTNINYKKWGVSVLFDGVSGGDIFDADYRTRQGTGAGQLVAKELKGELPRGYIYSIYAIEEFRVVDGSYLKLREVSVNYSFGKVNNFFEDFTVNLSGRNLYSWDRFTSYDPEVNSGGQSAVARYNFGTIPIPRTIALALKFKF, from the coding sequence ATGAAAAAATTAATTTTTACTTTTTGCTTGCTTGTATTTACTTCTTATTTTGTAGAAGCACAAAATAAGAGGATTACAGGTACAATTAAAGAAGCTGATACTGGATTACCAATTGTTGGTGCCTCTGTATCGGTAGTTGGAACTAAGTCAAGTTCGTCAAGTGGATTTGATGGGGATTATTCCTTAGAAGCAAAAGAGGGTGACATCCTTCTTTTTAATTACATAGGATTTAAGACAATTCGAGTAAAAGTAACTGGTACAACAGTTAATGTTAAAATGGACACGGAAACAAGTGCATTAAACGAAGTTGTTGTAATGGGTTCTACAATTCGTACTACACGAAAAGAGATGGGTAATGCTGTAACTACAATTAAATCAAGTGATTTAGTTAAAGCACAGCCAACTGGATTTTCTTCTGCCTTACAAGGTAAGATAGCTGGAGCGCAAATCACTCAAAACTCTGGAGATCCATCAGGAGGTTTTTCTATCAAATTAAGAGGTACGTCTTCTATATTAGGAGCATCTGACCCTTTGTATGTTATTGATGGTGTAGTTATTAGTAACAGTAGTGCCAATGTTGCCAATCCTGAAATTGGCGGTAGTACCAATTTAGTAATTGGACAAAACCGTACGGCAGATATCAATCCAAATGATATTGAAAGTATTGAAGTCCTTAATGGTGGAGCAGCAGCAGCAATTTATGGTTCTCGTGCAGCTAATGGTGTTGTTATTATTACAACTAAAAAAGGTAAAACGGGAGAGGCTTCCTATACTTTTTCTACTAATTTAGTAGTTAATTCACTTCGTAAAAAGTTAGATACTAACTTAGTAAATAAGCAATTTGTGATACCTGCAGCACATGGTGCTTTATTTCCAATTACAGGATCTCCTGCATCAGCAACAACAGTTCCTGTTCATAGAGGATTAAATCAAGCTGGAGTACCTCAAGGTTTGGTTAATATGGATACTCGTTTAATGGACGTAACTCGTTATGACTATCAAGATGATATTTTTACAACTGGTGTAGGTACCGACACTTATTTTTCTGTAAATGGTGGAGACACTAAAACTAAATATTTTGCATCTGTTGGTTATTTAGTTAATAATGGAATTGTAAAAAACACGGATTTCAAAAGATTAGGACTTAATTTAAAAATTCAAAATAAAATCAGCGAAAAACTATCGGCTTCTTTCGGAGTTAATTATGTAACTTCAAGATCAGAAGACAAACCTGATGGAAATGTTTTTTATAGTCCAATGAATTCGGCTACAATCAATAACAATGTTTATAATCTAAACAATCGTAGAGATGCTAACGGCAATTTATTAGCGGTGGATCCAGGACGTGTAAACCCACTGTCTGTAATAGAAACTTTCGATTTTGGACAACAAACAGATCGTATTATTGCTGACGTACAATTAAATTACAAACCGTTCAAAAACTTTAATGCTGATTTTATTGTAGGTTTAGATAATTTTAACCAAAAAGGGTATGGATTCATTCCTAGATTTCCATACGCACCTGTAAATATTGGTACTTTCCCTGATGGATTTGTTTCTGAAACAGATAATAAGGTGTATCAATTGAATAATGATTTGAACCTTAGGTATGTTTGGAATGTAAGTAAAGATTTTACTGCAACAACTTATGGCGGATATAATGTACAATTCTATCGTGACAAACTTTTTTCTGTTCAAGGGAGAGATTTAAAGCCATTTATTGAAAATATTAATGCTGCAAATACTATTATTGGAGGAGCAGCAGGATCAGCTGAAACTAACTATAACTTATGGGGAGTTTATCTTCAAGAAACTCTTGGATACAAGAATAAATTATTTGTAACGGCTGCCATTAGACAAGATGCATCTACAATTTTTGCTGCGGATGTAAGAAATCAAATTTATCCAAAAATTAGTGGTAGTTACGTACTTTCTAGTGAAAAGTTTATGGAAAATACTAAAGTAAGTACAGCAAGGTTAAGAGCTTCTTGGGGAGAATCAGGAAATTTAACTGCAATTGGAGCTTATTCTAGATTTACAAATTATTCAACTGGTAACCTTTTTGGACAAACTTCATTTACTCTTGCTGGAAACAGTCGAGGAAATTTAGGATTAATTCCAGAACGTAATGTGTCGTTTGAAGTAGGTGCTGATTTAGGTTTCTTTAATGATAGATTAACTATTTCGGGAACTTATTATAGAGCAGACATTAAAGATTTATTATTACGTGTACAGTCAGCCCCTTCAACTGGTGCTACTTCATCTATTGAAAATTTAGGTGAAATGACAAACAAAGGAGTTGAGTTTACCGTTAAAGGATTAGTGGTGAAATCGGAAGACTTCAATGTTGAAGTATATGGTAATATGAGCCGCAATAGAAACGAAGTGACTAAACTGAATCAACCTTTCTTTTTATTAGATTCTAATCCAGCAGGTGCTCCGGTTGCAGTGCAACTTAATCGCCCTATTGGAACTTATTTTGGAAGTTATTATGCTCGTAATCCTGACGGAAGTTTATTGTTGCAGCCAAACGGTTTGCCACAAACTGAAAGAGGGAACACTGCAACTCGTCAGCCACAGAGAAACTCAAGTGGTCAGCCATTTGGAGATGTATTAACTAAAGAAATTGGGGATCCAAATCCAGATTTCATCTATGCTTTCGGAACTAACATTAATTATAAAAAATGGGGAGTATCGGTACTTTTTGATGGAGTGAGTGGAGGAGATATTTTTGATGCCGACTACAGAACACGTCAAGGTACAGGAGCAGGACAATTAGTAGCTAAAGAGTTAAAAGGTGAATTACCAAGAGGTTACATTTACTCTATTTATGCTATTGAAGAATTTAGAGTTGTAGATGGAAGTTATTTAAAATTAAGAGAAGTTTCTGTTAACTACTCTTTTGGTAAAGTAAACAATTTCTTTGAAGATTTCACTGTTAATCTAAGTGGTAGAAATCTTTATTCATGGGATAGATTTACAAGCTATGATCCTGAAGTTAATTCAGGAGGTCAATCTGCAGTAGCAAGATATAACTTTGGAACAATTCCAATTCCAAGAACTATTGCATTAGCACTTAAGTTTAAATTTTAA
- a CDS encoding sodium:solute symporter yields the protein MSPSIILLLIITYFSLLFYISYAVSKKDSGNTVFFTANKNSKWYLVAFGMIGTALSGVTFISVPGEVGSPNGEQFKYFQFIIGNAIGFIIVAKLLLPLYYRMNLTSIYSYIEQRMGFYSYRTAASIFLVSRTISSSFRLYLVVIVLQRYVFDYYHIPFAATVLISLLLIFSYTYKGGLKTIIITDTLQTFFLVASVFMTIYFICSSLDLNLIGAFEEVKNSNYSQIFFFEDFTESKFHFVKQILGGIFVTLAMVGLDQDLMQKNLSCKNIGEAQKNMFSFTAIFVIINLFFLSVGALLYIFAAKNNIAVPLDLISNKPRTDLLFPEIALNHLTIVPGVVFLLGLIAATFATTDSALTALTTSFCVDFLGMDKEENSHKTNLVATRHWVHFGFSIVIFIVILIFNSINDSSVVGMIFRVASYTYGPLLGLYAFGLFMKSKKVQDKLVPIICIVSPALTFIINDNSKVLLGGYVFDNELIILNTLITFVGLWLTSTTVQEKYDF from the coding sequence ATGAGTCCTAGCATAATTTTACTGTTAATCATTACCTACTTCAGTTTGTTGTTCTATATATCCTATGCTGTAAGCAAAAAAGATAGTGGCAATACTGTATTTTTTACCGCAAACAAAAACTCCAAATGGTACTTAGTTGCTTTCGGTATGATTGGTACGGCACTTTCTGGTGTCACTTTCATATCAGTACCAGGAGAAGTGGGTTCACCAAATGGCGAACAATTTAAATATTTCCAGTTCATCATTGGAAATGCCATAGGATTCATTATTGTAGCCAAGTTACTTCTACCCTTGTATTATAGAATGAATTTAACTTCCATATACAGTTATATTGAACAACGTATGGGTTTTTATAGTTACAGAACTGCTGCTTCTATCTTTTTAGTAAGCCGAACTATTTCTTCGTCCTTCCGATTGTATTTGGTGGTAATCGTATTGCAGCGTTATGTGTTTGATTATTATCATATTCCATTTGCAGCCACAGTGTTAATTTCATTACTACTCATTTTTTCCTACACCTACAAAGGCGGTTTGAAAACAATCATCATTACAGATACCTTGCAAACATTTTTCTTAGTTGCCTCTGTATTTATGACTATTTATTTCATTTGCAGTAGTCTTGATTTAAATCTTATAGGCGCTTTTGAAGAGGTTAAAAACAGTAACTATTCTCAAATTTTCTTCTTTGAAGATTTTACTGAAAGTAAATTTCACTTTGTCAAACAAATCTTGGGCGGAATTTTTGTTACTCTCGCAATGGTAGGATTGGATCAAGATTTAATGCAGAAAAATTTGAGTTGTAAGAACATTGGGGAAGCCCAAAAAAATATGTTCAGTTTCACCGCAATTTTTGTAATCATCAATTTGTTTTTCTTAAGCGTTGGCGCTTTATTGTATATTTTTGCTGCCAAAAATAACATTGCCGTACCATTAGATTTAATATCTAATAAACCGAGAACCGATTTGCTTTTCCCTGAAATTGCGTTGAATCATTTAACGATAGTACCCGGTGTAGTATTTCTTTTAGGACTAATTGCTGCTACGTTTGCTACCACTGATTCCGCTTTGACTGCCTTAACTACTTCTTTTTGTGTTGACTTTTTAGGAATGGATAAAGAAGAAAATAGTCATAAAACTAATTTAGTTGCCACTAGACATTGGGTACATTTTGGTTTTTCAATAGTAATTTTCATAGTAATTCTTATTTTTAACTCCATCAATGATAGTTCGGTTGTAGGAATGATTTTTAGAGTTGCTTCGTATACTTACGGACCGCTTTTAGGGTTGTATGCTTTCGGATTGTTTATGAAATCCAAAAAAGTACAAGACAAGTTAGTACCAATCATTTGTATCGTGTCTCCTGCCCTCACCTTCATTATCAACGACAATTCAAAAGTGCTTTTGGGCGGTTATGTTTTTGATAACGAATTGATTATTCTAAACACCCTAATCACTTTTGTTGGGTTATGGTTAACTAGTACAACTGTTCAAGAAAAGTACGATTTTTAA
- a CDS encoding RagB/SusD family nutrient uptake outer membrane protein, with product MKKFIIVSVFMSLFLTSCDEEFLDPTRASEEDVFSSRDGLIGAANGLQSRYSVGRQSPFGYALITGNGFTTNELGVPQAGNLDEVALYSGSGEVLPNNGIVSNIWAQSLILNSESQKVINNINRLTVPVEKATVLVHASIFKALALGNLIQFFERVPISTAKNATFNSRAEVLAEVIKTLEDTKSSLPSATGFTGIAPGINYTNTVNALLARFYLISGNLDKAFEHATLVNLTVRSGFQFDAVNQNAIAATAFLVANNYQPIGKSLGLPASLQPNAADGRINFYINPTSTVSAVKGAGFWGAISSTVPVYLPGEMILIRAEVLARKNQLPEAVTEINRVLQKTAAADVWGVGANLPAYSGTVDQPSLLTEIYRNRCIELFMSGLKLEDTRRFNRPGAGAPGAERNRNWYPYPDSERFNNPNTPANPAN from the coding sequence ATGAAAAAATTTATAATAGTATCGGTTTTCATGAGCTTATTTTTAACCTCATGTGACGAAGAATTTTTAGACCCAACTCGTGCTTCAGAAGAAGATGTTTTTTCTTCACGCGATGGTTTGATTGGCGCTGCAAATGGACTTCAGTCTCGTTATAGTGTTGGTAGACAAAGTCCTTTTGGATATGCTCTGATTACTGGAAATGGTTTTACAACTAATGAATTAGGTGTGCCACAAGCAGGAAATTTAGATGAAGTTGCCTTGTATTCTGGTTCAGGAGAGGTTCTTCCAAATAATGGTATTGTATCGAATATTTGGGCGCAAAGTTTAATTTTGAACTCTGAATCTCAAAAGGTGATTAATAATATTAATCGTTTGACAGTACCAGTTGAAAAAGCAACGGTGTTAGTTCACGCTTCTATTTTTAAAGCGCTTGCTCTTGGTAATTTAATTCAGTTTTTTGAAAGAGTTCCAATTTCAACTGCTAAAAATGCAACTTTTAATTCAAGAGCTGAGGTACTTGCTGAGGTAATTAAAACTTTGGAAGATACAAAATCATCTTTGCCTAGCGCAACTGGTTTTACTGGTATAGCACCTGGAATTAACTATACAAATACTGTAAATGCACTTTTAGCGCGCTTTTATTTAATTTCAGGAAATTTGGATAAAGCTTTTGAACATGCTACACTAGTTAACTTAACTGTACGTTCTGGATTCCAATTTGATGCAGTAAATCAAAATGCGATTGCTGCAACAGCATTTTTGGTAGCTAATAATTACCAACCAATTGGAAAGTCACTTGGACTTCCAGCTTCATTACAACCTAATGCAGCTGATGGAAGAATTAATTTTTATATTAACCCAACTTCAACTGTTTCTGCAGTTAAAGGTGCAGGATTTTGGGGAGCTATATCTAGTACTGTTCCGGTATATCTACCTGGTGAAATGATTTTGATTAGAGCTGAAGTATTAGCACGTAAAAATCAATTACCAGAGGCAGTAACTGAAATCAATAGAGTTTTGCAAAAAACTGCTGCTGCTGACGTTTGGGGTGTAGGTGCAAATCTACCAGCCTATTCTGGTACTGTTGACCAACCAAGTTTGTTAACTGAAATATACAGAAATCGTTGTATAGAACTTTTTATGTCAGGATTGAAACTCGAAGATACTCGAAGATTTAATCGCCCTGGAGCAGGAGCTCCTGGAGCTGAGCGCAATAGAAACTGGTATCCTTATCCTGATTCTGAGCGTTTTAACAATCCTAATACACCAGCTAATCCAGCTAATTAA
- a CDS encoding anhydro-N-acetylmuramic acid kinase, protein MNPNIESLYQLAKKPTRTIIGLMSGTSLDGLDVALCEISGASKNTTVSLKEFETIPYSDEVKTEIRKVFAKKTIDFQHLALLNEWIGILHANMIKDCLKKWGIPNSEIDLIASHGQTVMHLPKILHQLPRFTNATLQIGDGDHIAVHTGITTISDFRQKHVAAGGEGAPLAVYGDYFIFGSSEEHRIMLNLGGIGNFTFLPKDQNPEQVFVTDTGTGNTLIDAFIQLHFPELSFDKDAEIARKGKVNQTLLFALKDNSFFTEPFPKTTGPELFNLDYVHKAMRESKTEQLSVEDVVATLTRFSAETAAEAILDAISQSEYKNDDYLIYVSGGGAHNPLLMEYLKELVPYSFKNTDELGISGDAKEALLFAVLANETVAGGPTNFGSRKGIPSITMGKISFPN, encoded by the coding sequence ATGAACCCGAACATCGAATCCTTATATCAGTTAGCGAAAAAACCAACACGAACGATTATCGGTTTAATGTCGGGCACCTCTTTAGACGGATTAGATGTAGCGCTTTGCGAAATTTCAGGCGCTTCAAAAAACACAACTGTTTCTCTTAAAGAGTTTGAAACCATTCCTTATTCAGATGAAGTTAAAACTGAAATACGTAAGGTATTTGCAAAAAAAACAATCGATTTCCAGCATCTTGCATTGCTAAATGAATGGATAGGGATTTTGCATGCCAATATGATTAAAGATTGTTTGAAAAAATGGGGAATTCCAAATTCAGAAATAGATTTAATTGCATCTCATGGTCAAACCGTGATGCATTTACCTAAAATATTACACCAATTGCCTCGGTTTACGAATGCTACTTTACAAATTGGAGATGGAGATCATATAGCAGTTCATACTGGAATTACAACCATTTCCGATTTTAGACAAAAACATGTAGCTGCCGGTGGCGAAGGTGCTCCTCTAGCAGTATATGGCGATTATTTTATTTTTGGAAGTTCGGAAGAGCATCGAATAATGTTGAATTTAGGGGGTATTGGAAATTTTACTTTTTTACCCAAAGATCAAAATCCAGAACAGGTTTTTGTTACCGATACCGGAACAGGAAACACCTTAATTGATGCTTTTATTCAATTGCATTTTCCTGAGTTAAGTTTTGATAAAGATGCAGAAATTGCAAGAAAAGGCAAAGTAAATCAAACTCTATTGTTTGCTCTAAAAGATAATTCTTTCTTTACAGAACCATTCCCAAAAACGACAGGACCAGAACTTTTTAACTTGGACTACGTTCACAAAGCAATGCGTGAAAGTAAAACTGAACAACTTTCTGTAGAAGATGTAGTAGCTACATTAACTCGTTTTAGTGCTGAAACTGCTGCTGAAGCGATTTTGGACGCAATAAGCCAAAGTGAATATAAAAACGACGACTACCTCATTTATGTTTCTGGAGGAGGTGCACACAATCCATTACTTATGGAATATTTGAAAGAATTAGTGCCTTACTCATTCAAAAATACTGATGAATTAGGAATTTCTGGCGATGCAAAAGAGGCACTACTTTTTGCAGTTCTTGCCAATGAAACTGTAGCCGGAGGCCCTACTAATTTTGGCTCTAGAAAGGGAATTCCATCGATTACCATGGGTAAAATATCTTTTCCTAACTAA
- a CDS encoding DeoR/GlpR family DNA-binding transcription regulator — MLKKERCQYILKKLAEKQSVNTIELAVELSVSEDSIRRDLQLLHDQGKLEKVYGGGIPVSDKNKNFFDIEISNEKKKIALGTKALSLLRDGQVIIMSGGTTNLVFSKLIPPDLKVTIYTYSLPIAMQLSQHPNIDLIFIGGKLQKNAMVTIGMDVVQVLSAIKADICFMGVSSINVKSGLTEKGYEVSVVKKAMIQVSEKVVAMVDSGKLDTKMPHSVCDLNQLHSIITDLNPKDPKLKEYISSGGFII; from the coding sequence ATGTTAAAGAAGGAACGTTGCCAATACATACTTAAAAAACTTGCTGAAAAACAAAGTGTTAATACTATAGAGTTAGCTGTAGAATTGTCAGTTTCAGAGGATTCAATCAGAAGAGATTTACAACTATTGCACGATCAAGGCAAGCTCGAAAAAGTGTACGGTGGAGGTATTCCAGTATCAGATAAAAACAAGAATTTTTTTGATATTGAAATTTCAAACGAAAAAAAGAAAATTGCGTTAGGCACAAAAGCGCTTTCTTTATTGCGTGACGGACAAGTAATTATCATGAGTGGAGGTACAACTAATTTGGTTTTTTCAAAGTTAATTCCCCCGGATCTGAAAGTAACCATTTATACGTATAGTTTGCCTATTGCGATGCAACTGTCTCAACATCCCAATATTGATTTGATTTTTATTGGTGGAAAATTGCAAAAAAACGCCATGGTTACTATTGGTATGGATGTAGTTCAGGTACTATCTGCTATCAAAGCTGATATTTGTTTTATGGGGGTAAGTAGCATCAATGTTAAATCTGGTTTAACTGAAAAAGGATATGAAGTTTCGGTTGTGAAAAAAGCCATGATTCAAGTTTCTGAAAAAGTTGTTGCCATGGTAGATTCGGGTAAATTAGATACAAAAATGCCGCATTCTGTTTGCGATTTAAATCAGCTACATAGTATTATTACAGATCTTAATCCTAAAGATCCTAAGTTAAAGGAATATATTTCATCAGGAGGTTTTATTATTTAA
- the nagB gene encoding glucosamine-6-phosphate deaminase — translation MAQINPLSFVKPGKYESSRFEKIHNVIFDNSVSGSIAVAHEIAELIKAKQETNSYCVLGLATGSSPIKVYEELIRLHREEGLSFKNVITFNLDEYFPMKTDNIQSYYFFMQEYLFKHVDIASENINIPNGDCTVEESLLLCSQYEEKIRNYGGLDFQLLGIGRTAHIGFNEPGSHQNSTTRMVTLDHLTRSDAASSFLGMDNVPKKAITMGVATVLEARRIVLLAWGQNKAEVIYETIEGKVTSKKPATYLQNHPNVTFVLDVEAASLLTRINTPWVVDGCEWNSDLIRKAIVWLCKKTGKSILHLTDKDYFEHGMESLLAIEGTAYDLNIKMFNQLQHAITGWPGGKPNSDHQQRPERSTPEKKRVIIFSPHPDDDVISMGGTFDRLITQGHEVHVVYQTSGNIAVSNDEALKFAEIGLVFDPQNKTYSEIVEFIKQKNSSISDSIPLRNLKAQIRQKESLGATRFLGLPDSQVHFLNLPFYETGTIKKSPLSKKDIDLMIAIIESIQPHQIYAAGDLADPHGTHKVCLDSLFMALEEIKHKPFMDDCWVWLYRGAWHEWDIHEIEMAVPMSPNQVLRKRTAIFYHQSQKDGVMFQGDDSREFWVRVEERNKDTAEKFKDLGLASYAAMEAFKRYHF, via the coding sequence ATGGCTCAAATTAATCCTTTATCTTTTGTTAAACCCGGAAAATACGAATCGTCCCGTTTTGAAAAAATCCACAATGTAATTTTTGATAATTCTGTTTCGGGTTCTATTGCTGTAGCACATGAAATTGCTGAATTAATTAAAGCAAAGCAGGAGACAAATTCCTATTGTGTACTTGGTTTAGCTACAGGATCTTCTCCTATAAAAGTGTATGAAGAGTTAATTCGTCTTCACCGAGAGGAGGGGCTGAGTTTTAAAAATGTTATCACATTTAATTTGGATGAATATTTTCCAATGAAAACGGATAATATTCAAAGTTATTATTTTTTCATGCAAGAGTATTTATTCAAGCATGTCGATATAGCCTCTGAAAACATCAACATTCCAAATGGGGACTGTACAGTTGAAGAAAGTCTCCTTTTATGTTCACAATACGAAGAGAAAATCCGTAATTATGGCGGCTTAGATTTTCAACTATTAGGTATTGGTCGAACTGCACATATTGGTTTTAATGAACCTGGTTCGCATCAAAATTCAACCACTCGAATGGTTACGCTTGATCATCTTACGCGTTCAGATGCAGCATCGTCTTTCTTAGGGATGGACAATGTTCCTAAAAAAGCGATTACGATGGGAGTAGCGACAGTTTTAGAGGCGCGAAGGATTGTATTGTTGGCATGGGGTCAAAATAAAGCGGAGGTGATTTATGAAACGATTGAAGGAAAAGTAACTTCGAAAAAACCTGCAACCTATTTGCAAAATCATCCGAATGTAACTTTTGTCTTAGATGTAGAAGCGGCTTCATTACTTACTCGAATCAATACTCCGTGGGTTGTAGATGGCTGTGAATGGAACTCCGACTTAATACGTAAAGCTATAGTTTGGCTTTGTAAAAAGACAGGGAAGTCGATATTGCATCTTACCGATAAAGACTACTTTGAACACGGTATGGAAAGTTTATTGGCTATCGAAGGAACCGCTTATGATTTAAACATAAAGATGTTCAATCAGCTACAACATGCAATTACAGGTTGGCCTGGCGGAAAACCCAATTCGGATCATCAGCAACGTCCCGAACGCTCTACGCCAGAAAAGAAAAGAGTGATTATTTTTAGTCCGCACCCAGATGATGATGTAATCTCTATGGGGGGAACATTCGACCGCTTGATTACCCAAGGACACGAAGTGCATGTGGTATATCAAACCTCAGGAAATATTGCGGTTTCCAATGATGAAGCATTGAAATTTGCTGAAATCGGATTGGTGTTTGATCCCCAAAATAAAACCTATTCTGAAATTGTCGAATTTATCAAGCAAAAAAATAGTTCGATTTCAGATAGCATACCATTGCGCAATTTAAAAGCGCAAATTCGTCAAAAAGAATCCTTAGGCGCTACTCGTTTTTTAGGCTTGCCAGACAGCCAAGTTCATTTCTTAAATCTACCTTTTTATGAAACAGGTACCATTAAAAAGAGTCCGTTATCAAAAAAAGATATCGATTTAATGATAGCTATTATTGAATCCATACAGCCGCATCAAATTTATGCTGCAGGAGATTTAGCTGATCCTCACGGAACGCACAAAGTATGTCTCGATTCATTATTCATGGCATTAGAAGAAATCAAGCACAAACCATTTATGGATGATTGTTGGGTATGGTTGTACAGAGGCGCTTGGCACGAATGGGATATTCACGAAATTGAAATGGCTGTCCCAATGAGTCCTAATCAAGTATTGCGAAAACGAACCGCTATCTTTTATCACCAATCGCAAAAAGATGGTGTCATGTTTCAAGGAGATGATTCTAGAGAATTTTGGGTACGAGTGGAAGAACGCAATAAAGATACTGCAGAGAAATTCAAAGACCTTGGCTTGGCTAGTTATGCTGCTATGGAAGCATTTAAACGCTATCATTTTTAA
- the murQ gene encoding N-acetylmuramic acid 6-phosphate etherase, which translates to MIKNNPDTEKESHYNNLDQMSVEEILIGINAEDKKVAQVIEKEIPKIELLINAIVKQLKIGGRLFYIGAGTSGRIGVLDASECPPTFGVSDNVIIGIIAGGDTAIRKAVENAEDDTNQAWEDLKKYNINSSDVVIGIAASGNTPYVIGGLKKAQENGSITGSISCNSNCLISKEADYPIELVVGPEFLTGSTRMKAGTSQKLVLNMISTAVMIQLGKVKGNKMVDMQLSNEKLVNRGIKMIMDELDVDSQSASLLLKEHKSVRAVLTKMK; encoded by the coding sequence ATGATAAAAAACAATCCAGATACAGAAAAAGAATCTCATTATAACAATTTAGATCAAATGAGCGTAGAAGAAATTCTAATTGGTATTAATGCAGAGGATAAAAAGGTAGCTCAAGTAATTGAAAAAGAAATACCTAAAATCGAATTATTGATTAATGCGATCGTTAAGCAACTTAAAATAGGTGGTCGCTTATTTTATATCGGAGCTGGCACCTCTGGACGCATTGGCGTTTTAGACGCCTCAGAATGCCCTCCTACTTTTGGTGTGTCTGACAATGTAATAATCGGAATTATAGCTGGAGGTGATACTGCAATTCGAAAGGCAGTTGAAAATGCAGAAGACGATACCAATCAGGCTTGGGAAGATTTAAAGAAATACAATATCAATAGTTCAGATGTTGTTATCGGAATAGCCGCTTCTGGAAACACTCCCTACGTTATTGGCGGACTTAAAAAAGCACAAGAAAATGGTAGTATTACTGGTAGTATTTCTTGTAATAGTAATTGTTTAATCTCTAAAGAAGCCGATTATCCAATAGAATTAGTTGTTGGGCCAGAATTCTTGACTGGTAGTACCAGAATGAAAGCAGGTACTTCTCAAAAATTAGTCCTTAATATGATTTCGACTGCTGTTATGATCCAACTGGGTAAAGTAAAAGGTAATAAGATGGTCGATATGCAGTTATCCAATGAAAAATTAGTAAACAGGGGCATCAAAATGATTATGGACGAATTAGATGTTGACAGTCAAAGTGCATCTTTACTTCTAAAAGAACATAAAAGTGTTCGAGCTGTACTAACTAAAATGAAATAA